One genomic region from Streptomyces sp. NBC_01431 encodes:
- the rsmA gene encoding 16S rRNA (adenine(1518)-N(6)/adenine(1519)-N(6))-dimethyltransferase RsmA — MSTTEPDALLGPADIRELAAALGVRPTKQRGQNFVIDANTVRRIVRTAEVRPDDVVVEVGPGLGSLTLALLEAADRVVAVEIDDVLAGALPATVTARMPARAHRFALVHCDAMAVQELPGPAPTALVANLPYNVAVPVLLHMLDRFPTIERTLVMVQAEVADRLAAKPGNKVYGVPSVKANWYADVKRAGSIGRNVFWPAPNVDSGLVSLVRRASPVVTTASKSEVFAVVDAAFAQRRKTLRAALSGWAGSPAAAEAALVAAGVSPQARGEALTVEEFAAIAENRP, encoded by the coding sequence GTGAGCACCACTGAGCCCGACGCACTCCTCGGCCCCGCCGACATCCGTGAACTGGCCGCAGCGCTGGGCGTACGCCCCACCAAGCAGCGCGGCCAGAACTTCGTCATCGACGCCAATACGGTCCGCCGGATCGTGCGGACGGCGGAGGTGCGCCCCGACGACGTGGTGGTGGAGGTCGGCCCCGGGCTCGGCTCGCTGACGCTGGCGCTGCTGGAGGCGGCGGACCGGGTGGTCGCGGTCGAGATCGACGACGTATTGGCCGGTGCGCTGCCCGCGACGGTCACCGCCCGCATGCCCGCGCGGGCGCACCGCTTCGCCCTGGTCCACTGCGACGCCATGGCCGTCCAGGAACTGCCCGGCCCCGCGCCGACCGCGCTGGTCGCCAACCTCCCGTACAACGTGGCGGTCCCCGTCCTGCTGCACATGCTGGACCGCTTCCCGACGATCGAGCGCACCCTCGTCATGGTGCAGGCCGAGGTCGCCGACCGGCTGGCCGCCAAGCCCGGCAACAAGGTGTACGGGGTGCCGTCGGTCAAGGCCAACTGGTACGCGGACGTCAAGCGGGCCGGGTCCATCGGACGCAACGTGTTCTGGCCCGCGCCGAACGTCGACTCGGGTCTGGTGTCGCTGGTGCGGCGCGCTTCCCCGGTCGTGACGACGGCCTCCAAGTCCGAGGTGTTCGCGGTGGTCGACGCGGCGTTCGCGCAGCGCCGCAAGACCCTGCGGGCGGCGCTGTCCGGCTGGGCGGGTTCCCCCGCCGCGGCGGAGGCGGCGCTGGTCGCGGCCGGCGTCTCGCCGCAGGCGCGCGGGGAGGCACTGACGGTGGAGGAGTTCGCGGCGATCGCGGAGAACCGGCCCTAG
- a CDS encoding 4-(cytidine 5'-diphospho)-2-C-methyl-D-erythritol kinase, with the protein MTPRTVTVRVPAKVNAQLGVGPARPDGFHDLANVFLAVGLYDTVTVTPAEELRITCAGPDAAQVPLDRTNLAARAAELLAARHGIDPRVHIHIAKDIPVAGGMAGGSADGAGALLACDALWGTSASRAELLDICAELGSDVPFSLVGGAALGTGRGERLTPLEVGGTFHWVFAVADGGLSTPAVYREFDRLTPDAADPVASPALLDALRTGDAKALAGALSNDLQAAALSLRPSLADTLAAGMAAGALAALVSGSGPTTAFLCADPESARTVAAALTTSATCRTARVAPSPAPGATVLAV; encoded by the coding sequence GTGACCCCCCGCACCGTCACCGTCCGCGTCCCCGCCAAGGTCAACGCCCAGCTGGGCGTTGGACCCGCCCGCCCCGACGGCTTCCACGACCTCGCCAACGTCTTCCTCGCGGTCGGTCTGTACGACACCGTCACGGTGACCCCCGCCGAAGAGCTCCGCATCACCTGCGCGGGCCCGGATGCCGCCCAGGTCCCCCTGGACCGTACGAACCTGGCGGCCCGCGCGGCCGAGCTCCTCGCCGCCCGGCACGGCATCGACCCCCGCGTGCACATCCACATCGCCAAGGACATCCCCGTCGCGGGCGGCATGGCGGGCGGCAGCGCGGACGGTGCGGGCGCGCTGCTCGCCTGCGACGCGCTGTGGGGCACCAGCGCCTCCCGGGCCGAACTCCTCGACATCTGCGCCGAGTTGGGCAGCGACGTACCGTTCAGCCTGGTCGGCGGGGCGGCGCTCGGTACCGGGCGCGGCGAGCGGCTGACCCCGCTGGAGGTCGGCGGCACCTTCCACTGGGTGTTCGCCGTCGCCGACGGCGGGCTCTCCACCCCCGCGGTCTACCGCGAGTTCGACCGGCTGACCCCGGACGCCGCAGACCCCGTCGCCTCCCCGGCCCTGCTCGACGCACTGCGTACGGGGGACGCGAAGGCCCTCGCGGGCGCCCTCTCCAACGACCTCCAGGCGGCCGCGCTCTCCCTGCGCCCCTCGCTCGCGGACACCCTCGCGGCGGGCATGGCGGCAGGCGCGCTCGCCGCCCTGGTCTCGGGCTCGGGCCCGACCACGGCCTTCCTCTGCGCCGACCCGGAGTCGGCCCGCACGGTGGCGGCCGCCCTCACCACCTCCGCGACCTGCCGCACCGCCAGAGTGGCCCCGTCACCGGCCCCGGGGGCGACGGTGCTGGCGGTCTGA
- a CDS encoding ABC-F family ATP-binding cassette domain-containing protein — MAVNLVNVEAVSKVYGTRALLDGVSLGVSEGDRIGVVGRNGDGKTTLIRMLAQLEEPDTGRVTHVGGLRLGVLTQHDSLDPEATIRHEVIGDLADHEWAGNAKIRDVLTGLFGGLDLPGFAQGLDTVIAPLSGGERRRIALAKLLIGEPDLIVLDEPTNHLDVEGISWLARHLQARRSALVCVTHDRWFLDQVCTRMWDVQRGSVFEYEGGYSDYVFARAERERIAATEEVKRQNLMRKELAWLRRGAPARTSKPRYRIEAANELIADVPPPRDTSELMKFAGARLGKTVFDLEDVTVQAGEKLLLKHLTWQLGPGDRIGLVGVNGAGKTSLLRVLTEAWRTAGEAQPVAGKVVVGKTVKLAYLSQDVAELPPALRVLEAVQQIRDRVDLGKGREMTAGQLCEQFGFSKEKQWTPVGDLSGGERRRLQLLRLLMDEPNVLFLDEPTNDLDIETLTQLEDLLDGWPGSMVVISHDRFFVERTTDHVWALLGDATLRMLPRGIDEYLERRARMIESAQPVAAAPAAKSAPAVSAQDARAAKKELQKVERQLNKISDRETSLHAQIADNATDFGKVAKLDAELRELITERDELEMRWLELAEEA; from the coding sequence ATGGCCGTCAATCTGGTCAATGTCGAGGCAGTCAGCAAGGTGTACGGCACCCGTGCCCTGCTCGACGGAGTGTCCCTCGGCGTCTCCGAGGGAGACCGGATCGGCGTCGTCGGGCGCAACGGGGACGGCAAGACCACGCTGATCCGGATGCTCGCCCAGCTCGAAGAGCCGGACACCGGACGGGTCACGCACGTCGGCGGGCTGCGGCTCGGCGTGCTCACCCAGCACGACTCGCTCGACCCCGAGGCCACCATCCGGCACGAGGTCATCGGCGACCTCGCCGACCACGAGTGGGCCGGCAACGCCAAGATCCGCGACGTGCTCACCGGCCTGTTCGGCGGGCTCGACCTGCCCGGATTCGCGCAGGGCCTCGACACCGTCATCGCCCCGCTGTCCGGTGGCGAGCGGCGCCGCATCGCGCTCGCCAAGCTGCTCATCGGCGAGCCCGACCTCATCGTCCTGGACGAGCCGACCAACCACCTCGACGTGGAAGGCATCTCCTGGCTGGCCCGCCACCTCCAGGCCCGCCGCTCCGCCCTCGTCTGCGTCACCCACGACCGCTGGTTCCTCGACCAGGTCTGCACCCGCATGTGGGACGTGCAGCGCGGCTCGGTCTTCGAGTACGAGGGCGGCTACTCCGACTACGTCTTCGCCCGCGCCGAGCGCGAGCGGATCGCGGCGACGGAGGAGGTCAAGCGGCAGAACCTGATGCGCAAGGAGCTCGCCTGGCTGCGCCGCGGCGCACCGGCCCGCACCTCCAAACCGCGCTACCGCATCGAGGCCGCGAACGAGCTGATCGCCGACGTGCCACCGCCGCGCGACACCAGCGAGCTCATGAAGTTCGCGGGCGCCCGGCTCGGCAAGACCGTCTTCGACCTGGAGGACGTGACCGTCCAGGCGGGCGAGAAGCTACTCCTCAAGCACCTGACCTGGCAGCTCGGCCCCGGCGACCGCATCGGCCTGGTCGGCGTGAACGGCGCGGGCAAGACCTCGCTGCTCCGTGTGCTCACCGAGGCCTGGCGCACCGCGGGCGAGGCGCAGCCGGTGGCCGGCAAGGTCGTCGTCGGCAAGACCGTGAAGCTCGCCTACCTCTCCCAGGACGTCGCCGAACTCCCGCCCGCCCTGCGGGTGTTGGAGGCCGTCCAGCAGATTCGCGACCGCGTCGACCTCGGCAAGGGCCGCGAGATGACGGCCGGTCAGCTCTGCGAACAGTTCGGCTTCTCCAAGGAGAAGCAGTGGACCCCGGTCGGTGACCTCTCCGGTGGTGAGCGGCGCCGCCTCCAACTGCTGCGCCTGCTCATGGACGAGCCCAACGTGCTCTTCCTGGACGAGCCCACCAACGACCTCGACATCGAGACGCTGACCCAGCTCGAAGACCTCCTCGACGGCTGGCCCGGCTCCATGGTCGTCATCTCCCACGACCGGTTCTTCGTCGAGCGCACCACCGACCACGTGTGGGCCCTGCTGGGCGACGCCACGCTGCGGATGCTGCCGCGCGGCATCGACGAGTACCTGGAGCGGCGGGCGCGGATGATCGAGTCCGCCCAGCCCGTCGCCGCCGCGCCCGCCGCCAAGTCCGCGCCCGCCGTCTCGGCCCAGGACGCCCGCGCCGCGAAGAAGGAACTCCAGAAGGTCGAGCGGCAGCTGAACAAGATCTCCGACCGTGAGACCAGTCTGCACGCGCAAATCGCCGATAACGCCACGGACTTCGGGAAGGTGGCCAAACTGGATGCCGAGCTGCGCGAACTGATCACCGAGCGCGACGAGTTGGAGATGCGCTGGCTCGAACTGGCCGAGGAGGCCTGA
- a CDS encoding outer membrane protein assembly factor BamB family protein encodes MPPAPPGQPPQTPPAGAPGYGYPQPPAPLPGYGYPQAAGQPPTQANPYAQTQQGGYGYPGQPAYPGAPAGPPGGGGKNPFKGKPAMIVAAAVAGLLVIAGGVYFATSGSDKKPATAKSHGPTPTGSASVDEGDGKGDGRTDSTDINSGAKPGDAKAWLHENETPLTQDGAEQYGPWILGDTVVKAMYKEVVGYAAADGKQKWSVPLDTPICGAPHNPTADGKIVFGVLENNTKDAKCNTMQMVDLAAGKIGWKAPVPSEGAFDIMVSFDMAISGNTVALARMGGASGFSVTDGKKLFGTPKTGNCSADAFAGGPKLITVGSCTDPNDTSMDAPESDLLQELDPATGKAKWNFQYGKGWSIRRIYSMDPLVVYATNKDKKTWNISTYTADGKLRSQVDSKSSLTAQCSGFGIVDRQLQDCWGTAADANTLYIATDGKDSGELGVGQSNEVVAVDLGTGKEKWHAAAPKGRLMQPLAVEGGKLTLYVQPGVEEAAAIASLPLTGGTPQITMQSPSSAASTERNFFSPRLAWAGGRVFILNDRVKSPKGDEKDNSMLSFGK; translated from the coding sequence ATGCCGCCCGCGCCCCCGGGGCAGCCGCCGCAGACGCCGCCGGCCGGCGCTCCCGGCTACGGCTACCCGCAGCCTCCCGCGCCGCTGCCGGGCTACGGCTACCCGCAGGCCGCGGGCCAGCCCCCCACGCAGGCCAACCCCTACGCGCAGACCCAGCAGGGCGGTTACGGCTACCCGGGCCAGCCGGCCTACCCCGGCGCCCCGGCGGGGCCGCCCGGCGGTGGCGGCAAGAACCCGTTCAAGGGCAAGCCCGCGATGATCGTGGCCGCGGCGGTCGCGGGCCTCCTGGTCATCGCGGGCGGCGTGTACTTCGCGACGAGCGGCAGCGACAAGAAGCCCGCCACCGCCAAGAGCCACGGCCCGACCCCCACCGGCTCCGCCTCGGTCGACGAGGGTGACGGCAAGGGCGACGGACGCACCGACAGCACCGACATCAACTCCGGTGCCAAGCCCGGCGACGCGAAGGCCTGGCTGCACGAGAACGAGACCCCGCTGACCCAGGACGGCGCCGAGCAGTACGGCCCCTGGATCCTCGGCGACACCGTCGTCAAGGCCATGTACAAGGAGGTCGTCGGCTACGCGGCGGCCGACGGCAAGCAGAAGTGGTCGGTGCCGCTCGACACCCCCATCTGCGGCGCCCCGCACAACCCGACCGCGGACGGAAAGATCGTCTTCGGTGTCCTGGAGAACAACACCAAGGACGCCAAGTGCAACACCATGCAGATGGTGGACCTGGCCGCGGGCAAGATCGGCTGGAAGGCGCCGGTGCCGTCCGAGGGCGCCTTCGACATCATGGTCAGCTTCGACATGGCGATCAGCGGGAACACCGTGGCGCTGGCCCGGATGGGCGGCGCGAGCGGCTTCTCCGTCACCGACGGCAAGAAGCTGTTCGGTACCCCCAAGACCGGCAACTGCAGCGCCGACGCGTTCGCCGGCGGTCCCAAGCTGATCACCGTCGGCAGCTGCACCGACCCCAACGACACCAGCATGGACGCGCCGGAGTCGGACCTGCTCCAGGAGCTCGACCCGGCCACCGGCAAGGCCAAGTGGAACTTCCAGTACGGCAAGGGCTGGTCGATCCGCCGCATCTACTCGATGGATCCGCTGGTCGTGTACGCGACCAACAAGGACAAGAAGACGTGGAACATCTCCACGTACACCGCCGACGGCAAGCTCCGCTCGCAGGTCGACTCCAAGTCGTCGCTCACCGCGCAGTGCAGCGGCTTCGGCATCGTCGACCGCCAGCTCCAGGACTGCTGGGGCACGGCCGCCGACGCCAACACCCTCTACATCGCCACCGACGGCAAGGACAGCGGTGAACTCGGGGTGGGCCAGAGCAACGAGGTGGTGGCCGTCGACCTCGGCACCGGCAAGGAGAAGTGGCACGCCGCAGCGCCCAAGGGCCGCCTGATGCAGCCGCTGGCCGTCGAGGGCGGCAAGCTCACGCTGTACGTCCAGCCCGGCGTGGAGGAGGCGGCCGCGATCGCCTCGCTGCCGCTGACCGGCGGCACCCCGCAGATCACCATGCAGAGCCCGTCGTCGGCCGCCAGTACCGAACGCAACTTCTTCAGCCCCCGCCTGGCGTGGGCGGGCGGACGCGTCTTCATCCTCAACGACAGGGTGAAGAGCCCCAAGGGCGACGAGAAGGACAACTCGATGCTGTCCTTCGGCAAGTGA
- a CDS encoding outer membrane protein assembly factor BamB family protein: MSQPPQPPQPPQQPNGAPQGFGAPQEPPAGGFGAPTPPPPNSPPPSAPPSTPAPAGPPAYGYPQAPGTPPPAGAPGYGYPQTPPQQPGYGYPAQPGGQPGYGYPTQQAAQPAPQYGAPGAPAPGGQPGGKKPNTQLTIIIAAVVAVALIVGGGIWYATGKDGGKSDAKTGDTGGAKGDAGGSTGGGGKEKVPANTAAHVLFQTPQPKVTDLTSVHGSWLTDKVYVKSGVKQIVGYDPAKGTQLWTLPLTGNVCESTPHVSADGKTAFAFESMEAGGKYASCTEVAGLDLNTGKLLWQADIKGANGDRKTRFDEVTLGAGTVAAGGLDGGAAWDVATGKELWKPTTTADQCKDVGYGGGDALVAVRKCGDIDHPTINVQPLDPKTGQPISTYKMLPGIDYAHIVSTKPLVLAADVGDTAGDGSGISDFFSVDDKTGKLLARIPAPGAKYSASCDSTSVEKCSMVTAGNGRLYVPTEEHDNAAAGSSSLGRTNEIVAFDLATGQPVPGRADAGDGYTLYPLRMDGNNVIAYKDAPYDKGSQVVTIDGGSLKSTLLLENPADRAVRDALTSFSAKYSEILYGQGRLYMGATLLSKPYSASDSDKKFLFMATGTG, from the coding sequence ATGAGCCAGCCACCCCAGCCACCCCAGCCTCCCCAGCAGCCCAACGGCGCGCCCCAGGGTTTCGGCGCGCCCCAGGAGCCCCCGGCCGGCGGCTTCGGCGCGCCCACTCCGCCGCCGCCCAACTCCCCGCCGCCCAGCGCTCCCCCGAGCACCCCGGCCCCCGCGGGCCCGCCCGCCTACGGCTACCCGCAGGCACCGGGCACCCCGCCGCCGGCCGGCGCTCCCGGCTACGGCTACCCGCAGACCCCGCCGCAGCAGCCCGGCTACGGCTACCCCGCCCAGCCCGGCGGCCAGCCCGGCTACGGCTATCCGACCCAGCAGGCCGCCCAGCCGGCCCCGCAGTACGGCGCGCCGGGCGCGCCCGCACCCGGCGGGCAGCCCGGCGGCAAGAAGCCGAACACCCAGCTGACGATCATCATCGCGGCGGTCGTCGCGGTGGCCCTGATCGTCGGCGGCGGCATCTGGTACGCCACCGGCAAGGACGGCGGCAAGAGCGACGCCAAGACGGGCGACACCGGCGGCGCCAAGGGCGACGCGGGCGGCAGCACCGGTGGCGGCGGCAAGGAGAAGGTCCCCGCCAACACCGCCGCCCATGTGCTGTTCCAGACGCCCCAGCCCAAGGTCACCGACCTCACCTCGGTGCACGGCTCCTGGCTCACCGACAAGGTGTACGTCAAGTCCGGCGTCAAGCAGATCGTCGGCTACGACCCCGCCAAGGGCACCCAGCTCTGGACGCTTCCGCTGACCGGCAACGTCTGCGAGTCGACCCCGCACGTCTCGGCCGACGGCAAGACCGCGTTCGCCTTCGAGAGCATGGAGGCCGGCGGCAAGTACGCCTCCTGCACCGAGGTCGCCGGCCTCGACCTGAACACCGGCAAGCTGCTGTGGCAGGCCGACATCAAGGGCGCCAACGGCGACCGCAAGACCCGGTTCGACGAAGTCACCCTCGGCGCGGGCACGGTCGCCGCGGGCGGCCTCGACGGCGGCGCGGCCTGGGACGTGGCCACCGGCAAGGAACTGTGGAAGCCCACCACCACCGCCGACCAGTGCAAGGACGTCGGCTACGGCGGCGGTGACGCGCTCGTGGCCGTCCGCAAGTGCGGCGACATCGACCACCCCACCATCAACGTGCAGCCGCTCGATCCGAAGACCGGTCAGCCCATCTCCACGTACAAGATGCTGCCGGGCATCGACTACGCCCACATCGTCTCGACCAAGCCCCTGGTGCTGGCCGCCGATGTCGGTGACACCGCGGGCGACGGCAGCGGCATCTCGGACTTCTTCTCCGTCGACGACAAGACCGGAAAGCTGCTCGCGCGCATCCCGGCCCCCGGCGCCAAGTACTCGGCCAGCTGCGACAGCACCTCCGTCGAGAAGTGCTCCATGGTCACGGCCGGCAACGGCAGGCTGTACGTGCCGACCGAGGAGCACGACAACGCGGCCGCCGGCTCCAGCTCGCTCGGCCGCACCAACGAGATCGTCGCCTTCGACCTCGCCACCGGCCAGCCGGTGCCCGGCAGGGCGGACGCCGGCGACGGCTACACGCTGTACCCGCTGCGCATGGACGGCAACAACGTCATCGCGTACAAGGACGCCCCGTACGACAAGGGCAGCCAGGTCGTCACCATCGACGGCGGCAGCCTCAAGTCGACGCTGCTCCTGGAGAACCCGGCGGACCGGGCGGTGCGGGACGCGTTGACCTCGTTCTCGGCGAAGTACTCCGAGATCCTCTACGGTCAGGGCCGCCTGTACATGGGCGCGACGCTCCTCAGCAAGCCGTACTCGGCCAGCGACAGCGACAAGAAGTTCCTGTTCATGGCGACCGGCACCGGCTGA
- a CDS encoding helix-turn-helix transcriptional regulator — translation MGVRLMVVDDHRLLAEALASALKLRGHRVLAATAPVAGAAELVVSRAPEVCLLGTAGPAEPGVFDPIVRIKRERPQVAVVVLGPVPSPRGIAAAFAAGASGYVRHDERIEGVERAMVKARAGEAAVAPQLLQGAFAELLNPAAQPDDEGQRLLQMLTPREVEVLVRVADGEDTRLIAAGMSIAPSTARTHVQRVLMKLGVGSRLEAAALAARTGLLDRASHPMPPPPTP, via the coding sequence ATGGGCGTGCGGCTCATGGTGGTCGACGACCACCGGCTCCTCGCCGAGGCACTGGCCTCGGCGCTGAAACTGCGCGGGCACCGGGTGCTCGCGGCGACCGCTCCGGTGGCCGGGGCCGCCGAGCTGGTGGTGAGCCGGGCGCCCGAGGTGTGCCTGCTCGGCACCGCCGGGCCGGCCGAACCGGGGGTCTTCGACCCGATCGTACGGATCAAACGCGAGCGGCCGCAGGTCGCCGTGGTGGTGCTCGGCCCGGTGCCGAGCCCGCGCGGGATCGCGGCGGCGTTCGCGGCGGGGGCGTCCGGTTACGTACGCCACGACGAGCGCATAGAGGGCGTCGAGCGGGCCATGGTCAAGGCCAGGGCCGGCGAGGCGGCGGTCGCGCCGCAGCTCCTCCAGGGCGCCTTCGCCGAACTCCTCAACCCGGCCGCCCAGCCCGACGACGAGGGCCAGCGCCTGCTCCAGATGCTGACCCCGCGCGAGGTGGAGGTCCTGGTGCGGGTCGCCGACGGCGAGGACACCCGGCTGATCGCGGCGGGCATGAGCATCGCCCCGTCCACCGCACGCACCCACGTCCAGCGGGTGCTGATGAAGCTCGGCGTGGGCTCCCGCCTGGAGGCCGCGGCGCTCGCCGCCCGCACCGGCCTCCTCGACCGAGCCAGCCATCCCATGCCCCCACCCCCAACCCCGTAG
- a CDS encoding sodium:solute symporter family protein, producing MQYLAAGLRLPTNGLDYTILAIYFIVVLGIGFAARASVKTSLDFFLSGRSLPAWVTGLAFVAANLGATEILGMSATGAQYGVAVVHWYWIGAIPAMVFLGLVMMPFYYGSKVRSVPEFLLQRFDRSAHLLASALFAFAAVLIAGVNLYALSIVVEALLGWPQWVAIVVAGLFVLAYITIGGLSSAIYNEVLQFFVILAALIPLTLLGLKRVGGWDGLTGSLKASHGDNFLSAWGGTGIGEANPLGANWLTIVLGLGFVLSFGYWTTNFAEVQRALSAKNLSAARRTPLIAAFPKMFIVFLVMIPGLVAAVLVPKIGTAGSGFTYNDAIPLLMQELLPNGVLGIAVTGLLAAFMAGMAANVSSFNTVFTYDIWAKYVKKDRPDAYYLRFGRLITAIGVLASIGTAFIASSFSNIMGYLQTLFSFFNVPMFVVFVIGMFWKRASVKSGVWGLFAGTSAAMVNYFWIYKQGVISIPTDQGANFVSAIVGFVAGAVVMVVVTLFTAPKPAAELAGLVYGTKSPGVEEPPAEGDGAWYRRPALLGWAAIVLAALCYVPYSF from the coding sequence ATGCAATACCTGGCCGCGGGGCTACGGCTCCCCACCAACGGGCTCGACTACACGATTCTGGCGATCTACTTCATCGTCGTCCTGGGCATCGGCTTCGCCGCCCGCGCCAGCGTGAAGACCAGCCTCGACTTCTTCCTGTCGGGCCGGTCGCTGCCGGCCTGGGTCACCGGGCTCGCGTTCGTCGCCGCCAACCTCGGCGCCACCGAGATCCTGGGCATGTCCGCCACCGGCGCCCAGTACGGCGTGGCGGTCGTCCACTGGTACTGGATAGGCGCGATCCCCGCCATGGTCTTCCTGGGCCTGGTGATGATGCCCTTCTACTACGGCTCGAAGGTCCGCTCCGTACCGGAGTTCCTGCTCCAGCGCTTCGACAGGTCGGCGCACCTGCTCGCCTCGGCGCTGTTCGCCTTCGCCGCCGTACTGATCGCGGGCGTCAACCTGTACGCGCTGTCGATCGTCGTGGAGGCGCTGCTCGGCTGGCCGCAGTGGGTGGCGATCGTCGTCGCCGGTCTCTTCGTGCTCGCCTACATCACCATCGGCGGGCTCTCCTCGGCGATCTACAACGAGGTGCTCCAGTTCTTCGTGATCCTGGCCGCCCTCATACCGCTGACGCTGCTCGGCCTGAAGCGGGTCGGCGGCTGGGACGGCCTGACCGGGTCCCTCAAGGCCAGCCACGGCGACAACTTCCTGTCCGCGTGGGGCGGCACCGGCATCGGCGAGGCCAACCCGCTGGGCGCCAACTGGCTCACCATCGTGCTCGGTCTCGGCTTCGTGCTGTCCTTCGGCTACTGGACGACGAACTTCGCCGAGGTGCAGCGGGCACTGTCCGCGAAGAACCTGAGCGCCGCCCGGCGGACCCCGCTGATCGCCGCGTTCCCGAAGATGTTCATCGTCTTCCTGGTGATGATCCCGGGCCTGGTGGCGGCGGTGCTGGTACCGAAGATCGGCACCGCGGGCTCCGGCTTCACGTACAACGACGCGATCCCGCTGCTCATGCAGGAACTGCTGCCCAACGGCGTGCTCGGCATCGCGGTGACCGGTCTGCTCGCCGCGTTCATGGCCGGCATGGCGGCGAACGTGTCGTCCTTCAACACGGTGTTCACGTACGACATCTGGGCCAAGTACGTGAAGAAGGACCGGCCGGACGCGTATTACCTGCGGTTCGGGCGGCTGATCACCGCGATCGGTGTGCTCGCCTCGATCGGCACGGCGTTCATCGCGTCCTCGTTCTCCAACATCATGGGCTACCTCCAGACCCTGTTCTCCTTCTTCAACGTGCCGATGTTCGTGGTCTTCGTCATCGGCATGTTCTGGAAGCGGGCGTCGGTGAAGTCCGGGGTGTGGGGCCTGTTCGCGGGCACCTCGGCCGCGATGGTCAACTACTTCTGGATCTACAAGCAGGGCGTCATCTCGATCCCGACCGACCAGGGCGCCAACTTCGTCTCCGCGATCGTCGGGTTCGTGGCGGGCGCGGTGGTGATGGTGGTGGTCACGCTGTTCACGGCGCCGAAGCCCGCGGCCGAGCTGGCGGGTCTCGTGTACGGGACGAAGTCGCCCGGCGTCGAGGAGCCGCCCGCCGAGGGCGACGGCGCCTGGTACCGCAGGCCCGCCCTGCTCGGCTGGGCCGCGATCGTGCTGGCCGCGCTCTGCTACGTCCCCTACTCGTTCTGA
- the galT gene encoding galactose-1-phosphate uridylyltransferase: MKKTSTRLADGRELLYYDLRDDRVRDEVDPRPLDAVSTASEIRRDPLLGDAVAIASHRQGRIYHPPADECPLCPSRDGRQSEIPAPDYDVVVFENRFPSLAGDSGRCEVVCFTPDHDASFADLTEEQAALVLEVWTDRTAELAELPQVEQVFCFENRGAEIGVTLGHPHGQIYGYPFTTPRTALMLRSLAEHRERTGGRNLFEDVVARELADGERVILEGEHWVAFVPYAAHWPYEVHLHPKRRVPDLRALGDGARTEFPQVYLELLRRFDRIFGPDEPPTPYIAAWHQAPFRGQGAVDRAQFGLHLELFTIRRTSGKLKFLAGSESGMSVFINDVPPEAAAERLREVASK, translated from the coding sequence GTGAAGAAGACGTCGACCCGGCTCGCCGACGGTCGTGAGCTGCTCTACTACGACTTGCGCGACGACCGGGTGCGGGACGAGGTGGATCCGCGCCCGCTCGACGCGGTGTCGACCGCCTCCGAGATCCGCCGCGACCCGCTGCTCGGCGACGCGGTGGCCATCGCCTCCCACCGCCAGGGCCGCATCTACCACCCGCCCGCCGACGAGTGCCCGCTGTGCCCCTCGCGCGACGGACGCCAGAGCGAGATCCCGGCCCCCGACTACGACGTCGTCGTCTTCGAGAACCGCTTCCCCTCGCTCGCCGGCGACTCCGGCCGCTGCGAAGTCGTCTGCTTCACCCCCGACCACGACGCGTCCTTCGCCGACCTCACCGAGGAACAGGCCGCGCTCGTCCTGGAGGTGTGGACCGACCGGACCGCCGAACTCGCCGAACTCCCGCAGGTGGAGCAGGTGTTCTGCTTCGAGAACCGGGGCGCCGAGATCGGCGTCACCCTCGGCCACCCGCACGGCCAGATCTACGGCTACCCCTTCACCACCCCCCGCACCGCCCTCATGCTCCGCTCGCTCGCCGAACACCGCGAGCGCACCGGCGGCCGCAACCTCTTCGAGGACGTGGTCGCGCGCGAGCTCGCCGACGGCGAACGGGTGATCCTTGAGGGCGAACACTGGGTGGCGTTCGTGCCCTACGCCGCGCACTGGCCCTACGAGGTCCACCTGCATCCCAAGCGGCGCGTCCCGGACCTGCGGGCCCTCGGTGACGGCGCCCGCACAGAGTTCCCACAGGTCTATCTGGAACTCTTGCGGCGCTTCGACCGGATCTTCGGCCCCGACGAGCCGCCCACCCCCTACATCGCCGCCTGGCACCAGGCGCCGTTCCGGGGGCAGGGGGCCGTCGACCGTGCCCAGTTCGGGCTCCATCTTGAGCTTTTCACCATCCGACGCACTTCCGGCAAGCTGAAGTTTCTCGCGGGCTCCGAATCCGGTATGAGCGTGTTCATCAACGACGTGCCGCCGGAGGCCGCGGCCGAGCGACTGCGAGAGGTGGCCAGTAAATGA